Genomic DNA from Gemmatimonadales bacterium:
GAGCACCTTGCCGGCGTTCCTAACCAGGGTGACCAGGAGCTTGTACTCCGTCGGAGTGAGGTGGACCTCGTCGGAGAGCCGGAACACCAGGCGGCGCTCCAGATCCACTCGAAGCTCCCCGGTCTCGAACAGGGGTCCGGCCGATGCCGCCGAGTGGGACGCGTGGCGCAGCGC
This window encodes:
- a CDS encoding winged helix-turn-helix domain-containing protein is translated as ALRHASHSAASAGPLFETGELRVDLERRLVFRLSDEVHLTPTEYKLLVTLVRNAGKVLTHRHLLHEVWGANYEGQTHYLRVYMAQLRQKLERDSARPRLLLTEPGVGYRLMTRA